One Nocardioides oleivorans DNA segment encodes these proteins:
- a CDS encoding metallopeptidase family protein: MEELVTAEAFDELVRDAIDELPEWVEHFVEDIVITVEDLPPAEMVGPGRTLLGLYRGVPRTRYGGRPPGSMPDTITLYRLPILATCRDADDVPARVLKVLGHEVGHAFGLSDERLHELGWY, encoded by the coding sequence GTGGAGGAGCTGGTCACGGCAGAGGCGTTCGACGAGCTCGTCCGCGACGCGATCGACGAGCTCCCCGAGTGGGTCGAGCACTTCGTCGAGGACATCGTGATCACCGTCGAGGACCTGCCGCCCGCCGAGATGGTCGGGCCCGGCCGGACCCTGCTGGGCCTCTACCGCGGTGTCCCGCGCACGCGCTACGGCGGCCGCCCGCCCGGATCGATGCCGGACACGATCACCCTCTATCGGCTGCCGATCCTGGCCACCTGCCGCGACGCGGACGACGTACCGGCGCGGGTGCTGAAGGTGCTCGGCCACGAGGTCGGGCACGCGTTCGGGCTCTCGGACGAGCGGCTCCACGAGCTCGGCTGGTACTAG
- a CDS encoding GlsB/YeaQ/YmgE family stress response membrane protein has translation MIGFLVAGLIIGALARLIKPGKQNLGILATLGLGLVGSLIGGVIAQFFGTGGIWELNVLGFILAVVAAVLLIGVAESVAGKDKSAV, from the coding sequence ATGATCGGATTCCTCGTCGCCGGCCTCATCATCGGAGCGCTGGCCCGACTCATCAAGCCCGGCAAGCAGAACCTGGGCATCCTCGCCACGCTGGGCCTGGGCCTCGTCGGCTCGCTGATCGGCGGCGTCATCGCGCAGTTCTTCGGCACCGGCGGCATCTGGGAGCTCAACGTCCTCGGATTCATCCTCGCCGTGGTTGCTGCCGTGCTGCTCATCGGCGTTGCCGAGTCGGTCGCCGGCAAGGACAAGTCGGCCGTCTGA
- a CDS encoding fused MFS/spermidine synthase has product MSQERQEMAYGIGAWAAAALVFGSSAAVLVVELVALRLLAPHYGLTLETNTMVIGLALTAIAAGTWAGGSAADRLPPRHLLGPLLGISGAAVAVTPYVVRASAAGDNPGLLLIAATLSILVPGALLSAVSPVVIKLRLRSLDETGSVVGHLSGIGTVGAIFGTVVTGFVLISRVPVSGILVGLGVALLVTSVLVQVAGRRGRGDLVTAAVVALGALGAVAAPSGCDTETTYHCLAVDADPLRASGQVLVLDGLRHSYVDDNPTWLEFAYVQAMASVVDTAFPEGDPLEAYYLGAGGLTLPRYVAATRPGSDNLVSEIDGGVVEVDRELLGDDFPARTDVRIEDGRLALDDLEPGSRDLVVGDAFGGISVPWHLATEEALAGIERALGDDGVYVANVIDNAPLAFARAYVRTTAEVFDEVALLAAPEVLAGTGGGNLVVVASQQPVQLPPVRARMGERELAWASLSGDDLAAWFGDAPLLTDDFAPVDQLLTPYRS; this is encoded by the coding sequence GTGAGCCAGGAGCGGCAGGAGATGGCGTACGGCATCGGGGCGTGGGCCGCGGCAGCGCTGGTCTTCGGGTCGTCGGCCGCCGTGCTGGTCGTCGAGCTGGTCGCCCTGCGGTTGCTGGCGCCCCACTACGGACTGACCCTCGAGACCAACACGATGGTCATCGGGCTCGCCCTCACCGCGATCGCCGCCGGCACCTGGGCCGGCGGGTCGGCCGCCGACCGGCTGCCGCCGCGACACCTCCTCGGCCCCCTGCTCGGGATCTCGGGCGCCGCGGTCGCCGTGACGCCCTACGTCGTGCGCGCATCGGCGGCCGGCGACAACCCCGGCCTGCTCCTGATCGCCGCCACCTTGTCGATCCTCGTGCCCGGCGCGCTGCTCTCCGCGGTCAGCCCGGTGGTCATCAAGCTGCGGTTGCGGAGCCTCGACGAGACCGGCTCGGTCGTCGGGCACCTCTCGGGCATCGGCACCGTGGGCGCGATCTTCGGCACCGTCGTCACCGGCTTCGTGCTGATCTCGCGGGTGCCCGTCAGCGGGATCCTCGTCGGCCTCGGCGTCGCGCTGCTCGTCACGTCGGTGCTGGTGCAGGTCGCCGGCCGGCGCGGACGTGGCGACCTCGTGACCGCAGCGGTGGTCGCGCTCGGCGCCCTCGGTGCGGTGGCCGCGCCGAGCGGCTGCGACACCGAGACGACGTACCACTGCCTCGCCGTCGACGCCGACCCGCTGCGCGCGAGCGGCCAGGTCCTCGTGCTCGACGGCCTCCGGCACTCCTACGTCGACGACAACCCGACCTGGCTCGAGTTCGCCTACGTGCAGGCGATGGCCTCGGTCGTCGACACCGCCTTCCCCGAGGGGGATCCGCTGGAGGCCTACTACCTCGGCGCCGGCGGGCTGACGCTGCCGCGGTACGTCGCCGCGACCCGGCCCGGCTCCGACAACCTCGTCTCCGAGATCGACGGCGGCGTGGTGGAGGTCGACCGCGAGCTCCTGGGCGACGACTTCCCCGCGCGCACCGACGTACGCATCGAGGACGGCCGCCTGGCCCTCGACGACCTCGAGCCCGGGAGCCGCGACCTCGTCGTCGGAGACGCCTTCGGCGGGATCAGCGTGCCGTGGCACCTCGCGACCGAGGAGGCGCTGGCCGGGATCGAGCGCGCGCTCGGCGACGACGGCGTCTACGTCGCCAACGTCATCGACAACGCGCCGCTCGCCTTCGCCCGCGCCTACGTCCGCACGACGGCCGAGGTGTTCGATGAGGTGGCCCTGCTGGCCGCGCCCGAGGTGCTCGCAGGCACCGGCGGCGGCAACCTCGTGGTGGTCGCCTCGCAGCAGCCCGTCCAGCTGCCCCCGGTCAGGGCGCGCATGGGGGAGCGCGAGCTGGCGTGGGCGTCGCTGTCGGGCGACGACCTGGCCGCGTGGTTCGGCGACGCGCCGCTCCTCACCGACGACTTCGCGCCGGTCGACCAGCTGCTGACGCCGTACCGCAGCTGA
- a CDS encoding HAD-IIA family hydrolase — MDGVLVREEEPIPGAKEFIAALRDQDIPFLVLTNNSIFTPRDLRVRLLRSSGIDVPEDRIWTSALATAQFLDDQRPGGSAYVVGESGLTAAVHDIGYVMTDRDPDYVVLGETRTYSFEAITRAIRLVNDGARFIATNPDPSGPSAQGMLPATGSVAALISTATGRQPYFIGKPNPLMMRSALNRLEAHSETTVMIGDRMDTDIISGLEAGLRTILVATGATERHQVENFPYRPTRVVDSIADVVSLVHEFFRPDDV, encoded by the coding sequence ATGGACGGCGTCCTCGTCCGCGAGGAGGAACCGATCCCGGGCGCCAAGGAGTTCATCGCCGCGCTCCGCGACCAGGACATCCCGTTCCTGGTCCTCACCAACAACTCGATCTTCACCCCGCGCGACCTGCGGGTGCGCCTGCTCCGCAGCAGCGGCATCGACGTGCCGGAGGACCGGATCTGGACCTCGGCGCTCGCGACCGCGCAGTTCCTCGACGACCAGCGTCCGGGAGGGTCGGCGTACGTCGTGGGCGAGTCGGGCCTCACCGCCGCGGTGCACGACATCGGCTACGTGATGACCGACCGCGACCCCGACTACGTCGTCCTCGGCGAGACCCGGACCTACTCCTTCGAGGCGATCACCCGGGCCATCCGCCTCGTCAACGACGGCGCACGGTTCATCGCGACGAACCCCGACCCGAGCGGACCCAGCGCACAGGGCATGCTGCCCGCCACCGGGTCGGTGGCCGCGCTGATCAGCACCGCGACAGGACGCCAGCCGTACTTCATCGGCAAGCCCAACCCGCTCATGATGCGCAGCGCGCTCAACCGGCTCGAGGCGCACTCCGAGACCACCGTGATGATCGGCGATCGGATGGACACCGACATCATCAGCGGCCTCGAGGCCGGCCTCCGCACGATCCTCGTCGCGACCGGCGCCACCGAGCGGCACCAGGTGGAGAACTTCCCCTACCGCCCGACCCGCGTCGTCGACTCGATCGCCGACGTGGTCTCGCTCGTGCACGAGTTCTTCCGCCCGGACGACGTCTGA